Proteins from a genomic interval of Zingiber officinale cultivar Zhangliang chromosome 2A, Zo_v1.1, whole genome shotgun sequence:
- the LOC122041747 gene encoding protein indeterminate-domain 7-like, with product MFLLETMSNSTSFSEEASVSSETRVHDHFSLSSLLTSISPHQQPLPKTKKKRNQAGNPDPEAEVVALSPNTLMATNRFICEICNKGFQRDQNLQLHRRGHNLPWKLRQRSNKEGATRKRVYVCPEPSCVHHHPCRALGDLTGIKKHFSRKHGEKKWKCDKCSKRYAVHSDWKAHVKTCGTREYRCDCGTLFTRKDSFITHRAFCDALAEESARVMAGAAATPTFPPLHQPDLFLPSSSSFWDPFTAANANLLILNPSPDNCNLRDLEVKKPEDNFPSLLHHLPTNPSPSPHLSATALLQKASAMGPISMTNTLSCPGYTDATAGSTVAASSSSNVQDLVMLQKTSDGWTRDFLGVAAGESGNDELLLDLVTASPCAPMGHPNKQFAGFHPVSGTWN from the exons ATGTTCTTATTAGAAACTATGTCAAATTCCACCTCCTTCTCAGAAGAAGCCAGTGTTTCCTCGGAGACAAGAGTCCATGACCACTTCAGCTTGAGCTCTTTGCTTACATCCATATCACCTCATCAACAGCCACTACCTAAGACCAAGAAGAAGAGAAACCAAGCAGGGAATCCAG ACCCTGAAGCTGAAGTTGTAGCCTTATCACCTAACACACTGATGGCCACCAATAGGTTCATTTGTGAGATATGTAACAAGGGTTTCCAAAGAGATCAGAATCTGCAGCTGCATAGGAGGGGGCACAACCTACCGTGGAAGCTGAGGCAAAGAAGCAACAAAGAAGGAGCTACAAGGAAGAGGGTGTATGTTTGCCCAGAGCCATCTTGTGTGCATCACCATCCTTGCAGGGCTCTTGGAGATTTGACAGGGATCAAGAAACACTTCTCCAGAAAACATGGAGAGAAGAAGTGGAAATGTGACAAGTGCTCTAAAAGATACGCTGTGCACTCTGATTGGAAAGCCCATGTTAAGACCTGCGGAACAAGAGAATACCGATGTGACTGCGGCACCCTCTTCACTAG AAAGGATAGCTTCATCACCCACAGAGCATTCTGCGATGCCTTGGCAGAAGAAAGTGCACGAGTGATGGCCGGCGCAGCTGCCACCCCTACATTCCCACCACTGCATCAGCCTGATCTCTTCCTTCCCTCATCATCCTCCTTCTGGGACCCCTTTACCGCTGCTAACGCTAACTTATTGATTCTTAATCCTAGCCCTGACAACTGCAATCTCAGAGACTTGGAGGTAAAAAAACCTGAAGACAACTTTCCTTCCCTCCTTCACCACCTTCCCACCAACCCTAGCCCTTCACCTCATCTCTCAGCCACTGCGCTGCTCCAGAAGGCCTCAGCTATGGGCCCTATAAGTATGACCAACACCTTAAGCTGCCCAGGTTACACTGATGCAACTGCCGGAAGCACTGTCGCTGCCAGTTCTTCCTCCAACGTCCAAGACCTTGTGATGTTGCAGAAAACCAGTGATGGCTGGACTAGGGACTTCCTTGGCGTAGCAGCCGGAGAGTCTGGGAACGATGAGCTACTTCTGGATTTGGTGACTGCTTCTCCATGTGCTCCCATGGGTCACCCAAACAAACAGTTCGCTGGGTTCCATCCGGTGAGCGGAACGTGGAACTGA